ACAACTAGGTGGTAACACCGCGCTGTGCGCGGTGGTATACATGCTCAATTAACGTTTAGCTAGTAATATTGGCGAAAATGAAAATTAGTGGTAGAAAATTGAGCTATATCATACAGGAATTTGAGGAAAAAATTAGTAGTACTGGAAAGAAGTTGTAATTATACAGACATTGTAAATATGAAAAGCAAACAAGTTTAGTTTTCATCTTGAATGTTTAGGTTGTGGAAGTTGAGCTGATGAATGCCTAGAAGATCATGCAAAAAGTACGAAGTTATAATGTTGAACGCAGTTGCTCGAGACAGCCTGATTGTTAAAGGAGAAGGTTGAATGCAGCAAATAAGTATTCTTCCGTGCAATTTAAAACAGAGCACTTACCCCCAGTCATATAAAGAAACAGCACGAACAAGGAAAGCAGAATCTGTGAGGTCATACAATTCAACATCTCCCCTTTTTGTACCCACAACAAGAATTTGTTGCTCCGAAGCAACTGGGGCACATACAGCATAACCATATGCCAGTTTCTTTTCAACTTTAATTAAATCAGCTTGCTTTAATCCTTTCTTACTTGCAGAACATGACACAAGTTGTTCATCACAAAAGAGCAAAAACAGTAACCTCAGTGAGAAGGAAAACTCCATGTGCACAATAGCAGACTTCTTCCTTATATAATTCATGGGCAGAGAAACACCTTGTGCTCCATTAGAAGGAAGACCATTGTCCAAAGAATGAGACAATTTATCAGCTCCACTTCCATCAGAGAGTGAAATGTCAAGATCAACAACCCCACAGAACTGCATCACAGAATAAGTTAAATGATAACCTGATTGAACCTTTTTTAGCGGGAGATGCGGGTTTCTGGATGCTTTCCAATCTCCATTAACATCATCATGTTAAGCAAGTAGAAAGGGAATAAACACAACATTTTATAATTGTGCTAAAAAATGAATTCAGCACCTAAGCTACAAATATGCTTCTTCAATGTGCATTTGAAAGACATGGAGGAACTGCTACATTCACATTACCTCTCCCTTCCATGATATATTATACAATGATCCATCAGAAAGTCCAACAATCATATGTTTGTTATCACAGATAATGTTGCTCCTGACaacagcaaaaataaaatagtatCAGAAATTCATCTGGAATGAAATACACAAATATATCAGATTGTCAAACATCATATAAATTTCAAACTTCTGGACACAAATATATCAGATTGTCAAACTTCTGGATCCCgtttcttacaaaaaaaaaaaaacacttatatGAACTTATGAATTTCTCTGGTGATTTGCCTCTAAGGTATGTGAAATATAACCAAAAACCAAAATTTTGGAGTATCAACATTTCGATTATATCTTGATCCTTTGAATTGAGTAGATTCTTGCGCATGTAAACATGTAACCACGATTCCTTTTATCAGATTTACTACTCAATGATAAGTTGTACTTGGTGAAACACAACCATCAATCTATAGCAGGAAAGGACCTTATTAGTAATATCACATGCACAGAAGTCCAAAAGCTTAAAGCTTAAAATATGCAACTGAAAAGTACCTCATAACATCAGTTGCAGTGATGTCTGAAAGCTGAAAGCTTATCTACACCAATATAtacacacgcacacacacacacacacatatatattatgACAAGATCTTATACTATAACTGGCAACTTAGCAGATCTTTCTTCTAAAGGTATACTGTAAAAACATTAGTGGCTTGTGTAAACAATTCCGCAAGCCTAGACATTCATTAACATGCAAGATCTTATGAGATCTTGTTCCCTATCTAAAGTAACCCTTTGACATATTGGCATTAAAAACTATAGCATGTTGACAAATATACAAATGAAATCCTTCCTCTCCAAGGTCCAAATTTCTGGGCCAATAAAATACAGAAAATGAATTTCAGCCCTGAGGTCTCAAATACGCACATTTTGTATCTGTATATCAGCCCTCAAAACCAGCAGTGACCCAAACCCCAAGAAAACATCAAGCTATTAAAaagaacaacaaaaacaaatcaTAGTAGAAAGTGCAGTTTCTTTATTACAAATAACTTTAACGATGACATTAAAGCAGACACActaatttttaagaaaactcAAAAGTTTCAAACAATGTCTAATCATTCATCACTCCGTATCCAAACTTCTTATACTAAATAAAATCATTTTTGGATTAGAACATTAAAGCAGACACActaatttttaagaaaactcAAAAGTTTCAAACAATGTCTATTCATTCATCACTCCGCATTCAAACTTCTTATACTAAATAAAATCATTTTTGGATTAGAGTGTTGTTGAAACAAAATAGCACCGGACACTTCAGCATATTCAGATATGTACAAATTTTGGAGGCTCATACAACTTTCAAAAAGCCTAACTTTAAATTATGAGTTTTACCTGGCGAAAAGGTTTAGTATCTAGAATAGACACAATAAATTTTAAGAGCTAGGATATGTACCCTTAGAACCTAAAAGGTTGAGTTTCAAACACCTGGAAAATGATTTAAGAATCCCTGGTAACACATCACATCCAACTGTCTGACTACTTTTGAGAAGCAGTATGATCACAGCTAAACATTCAAGAAGACCAGAGGGATGCAAGGTGTCCAATTGGTTATGCAAACACTTAGAGCAGCATTTACCTTGCATATGCAATATCTTTCCATCAAATTGTACCAGAAAGCAGAATGCATGCATTAGACCTTCCAAATAACATTTTATATAGCCTGCAATCCTTACTGCAGCTTCCCAAAGAGCTTTGATCTTAGAAAATAAGCCATTAGCATATCAAAACCCTTAAATGTTATGATCCAAACAAATTGCTAGACCATATTATTTTACTGCTTGGGTTGTTAGAAGCTTATACAGCAAAGCATTTCAAATTTAATGCATATTCAAAACAATATTCAGCCATCAAAGAGGGAAATGAAAACTGCGAAGCTTGAAATTCAATTACAATTTCCAAGGGAACTGTGTACGCACACTTACAATGTCATACTCTTGCCTGCAAAAGGGATCTGCTCACTTAGAACTAAAGAAATGGTAGCAAGAAATAAATCGGATGGCTGCTTTcctaaaatttgtattttattttctgTGAAACGGATCTTATAAATATGAAGATAAAAAGAAGATGTCTGCAAAGAAGGCAGGAAAAATCGCCAGAAACAAATGAAGCATTACGTTATGAAGAATGAACCAAAGTAGAGGTGctatcgagccgagtcgagctctaTCAAAATTTGTGCTACTCGAGCTCGATTGAGTAAAAAAATTTggactcgagctcgactcgatgaaataaaactaaactcgagctcgactcgtttgagCTCGAATAAGCTCGAGTAAATATCAGGCCCGAgctactcgagttcgagctcgagttttgaaataaatctataatttttttaaaaaatatatagtatataataaaatataaataaaatatgaaagCTCGATTAAACTCGGCGAGCACTCGAGTACTTATTTATTGAGCTCGAACTCAACTCGTTAAATTTAACGTGTAACTCGAGCTCGATTTTATCGAGTTCGAGTCAAGTTTTTGATCAAACTACTCGCGAGCAGCTTGACTTGCTAGCACCCCTAAACCAAAGTGCACAATAGTGACATGAATTTAAAGTGAGACTTTTTAGCCAACCCTTTTTGAAAGATAAATGAAAGATCACAGCTATTTACATTTTAATACCATTCCAATAACAGCAATCAACCAGCCTTGCAATCATACCAGTCTACTTTCAATGTCATGTATCAAATGTTTTACTCTAACAGTCACTGAAAAACTCAAAATTCTCCTCATTTTAAACAACGGTCAACATGGATACTGTTGATGCAGCTAATGCAGATCTGCAAAAAGTCATAATAAAAATTTCTTTGTACTGTCAATCAGAGAGTCATAGAGAATACAATTTATCTGCAATTCTTCAAATATCAGTCCCAATTATAGGGCAACATCACTATATTTTGCATGGTAACACTCAGTTATAGATAGCCTTAAGTTCTATTATAAGATCACCATAAATTGGATGAAATTTTCACTTAGACATTTTCTCAAACAACTCAAATGCACTACACAAAATCACTGGATTCTAAGGTCACAACTAATGGACCACTCTAAGGCCACAACTAAGGTAAATCACAATCTATCAAAAGCTATACCACATCACTCAATACTAAATACATCTACCATTATCAACGTCCTCAAAGAAAAATCTCCAAACACTTCGCAGCCCGAGGCATATCTTCTATCACTACCTCAAACTTTATCACAATTCCATGAAAGCCTTCATAATACATATACCATAGCTTTAATAAGAGATTATCCATTTTGAAAAAATGCTGTTCAAGGGATTTTGACAGAtttcaaagaatttatttttcCATGAGAACAGTGAAATTGACCAAAACTATCATGGGCATGCAATTAGTAGTTTTCAAGTACTCTTGGATCACTTAACGTATCTGTGAATGTTTCCAAGTGGATAGACAAAGACAACACAAACAGTAAGTTTTCACAAACTTTTCACTATAAAACACAATGCAAAAGACAAATAAACCATGTATTGAAATTCAATAGTGAAAGACGAAGAAGTAATAATACgcaaatatatgtatatatatgtatatgtaagCAGAAGATAAAGAGCTGGATTATATTGGATTCCACTACCATATGCTTCAATTAACATTAGGCTATATGTAACTTTTGTTTGGCTCACTTATCTTTTTCCGTAGACCCAAGTTTAAAAATagataattaattaaaaaaagcaTCGCATTGAAAAACCCACTAAGAGGAAAATATAAAGGGCAAACCAACTATGAATGAAATTAGCATTAGAAAGTTTTGGATGATGCAAAATGAAACCAAACCACTTACAAATAACAAAACTGAGAGATCAAAAAACACTTACAAATATTCAAAGGAAAGCAATGTCAAAGTAAGACTACGAGCAGCAACAAAACCAATAACTAAACAAGACATTAAAACCTTTAACCttcaataaaaaggaaaaaacgaaGAGAAAGTAGAAACTTGGAGGTATAGTTTAGCATAGAATTAGAAAAATGAttcaaaaataaactaaagaaaaacTCAAACTTAAAAAAGTTAAATCTTTTTTGCTCCTTCCCGTCAATTTTacttcaaaaaataaaagaaccaggTTTATCTTCCTTTCATCTGTTGACACTATCTGCTCTCTGTACAATAGAGGGAAAAATTGTGAATCGAATTgaataaaagagaaaattcctttcacaataataaaaaaaaaagttatcaaTCAAATCTCTAAAACCATAAATGAAAACATAAAAGTATGAAAAGTAAGTATATCAAACACGGAGTTCTAAATTCTTGgctcaaaaaaaatatttattaccTTAGATCTCTTTCCTTCGTCTGTATTATCGCCCATCTAAAGAACACTTGCTTCAAACATAAAAAACAGCAATGAGTAAAATACATAGTTAGATCGAAGACTAAAGAACGAAAGAACTGAAAAAAAAGAACTCCAAGCCCTTCTTTGATACAAATAACGATTTACCAAAGCAAACGGAAGCACGAGTATTTtattggaggaaaaaaaaagaggaagaactGGAAAAGAGACAAGCTACTGAGaggaagagaagaaagagagggaCAGCAGAagtcttgagagagagagaggacagTAAATTTTGTAACCCTAGACCATTTGTGACAAAAAATCGAAGAGAGGTGGGTGTGATTTGACATGGGCAGCTGTTTGCAAGAGCAACTCACCTGCTCTCTGACAACAGAGGAAGAGCAAGAAACAAAGAGGAAGTCAATTGTCTGGCTGAAACAGCCTTAGGGTCTGGCTGAAAAGGGAGAAAGAAGTGGACAGAAAGCAACACAGTAGCAAAAACAAGCGGAAGGAAAGACGAACGAAtgagagaggagagaaaaaatCAGGTGCAACCAAGGTAAATTTTGGAGTGGAAACAACACCAATATGTGGccggaaaaaaaagaagcaggTTGGAGTGGGTAGAGAGGAAGCTGATGAAGCGGAAGGAAGAAAAGACATCACAGAACCGGAAGCAACGAAAGACAGGACGAAGGAAGGGGAGGCAGAATCACGTGCAACAAGCACAATTGACAACTAATCAATTCGCGCCACGTCAACATTGAGCCAATCCCATCTCGCCACGCGGAGGATGACCATGTCCGACGTGGATCCCGAGCGTTCACCCTTAGTCTATATGTTTAATAATTGTTATTATTGATGGAGaaagattttcttttctattattttcttccttttttttgtcataGTAAATGTCAGATTACTGGGCTGGGGCGTGACCCGTGACACGTCCTGGATCCTACTCTGGTCCACCAAGGTTCAGATTTTAAGTTGCAAGCAAAACTCTCACCGTCAAAGCTACAGACGCCGATACTCGTTACTGGTTCTGCAGAAAGAACCCGGAGAACAATTTTGTCGTCTTACTCCATAACACGATACCAGATTATGGGCTTTGGCTAGAGGAGTAGAGCTTCAAAATTTCTGGAGAAAAATTTGGAATGGCGGCCGAAGCGAAACTCGTGTGCAGCTGTGGTGGGGACTCGGCAGCTGGCTTTTCCTTCCGGCGGTCGTTGAGTCCGCTACTAGCCAGCAGCCGCGTGTTTTTCCCGAATGTGACTAGTGATCAGAGGAGACGTCAGTTGACGGCGTTAGCAGTTGTGAAGAGAAGCCCCAAAAGGATTAAGTACTCTGCGCCTCGTTTCACCAAGGTTTTCCATTTGTATCTCTAAtgatcttttatttatttatttatttttgggtttAATGGTGTCCTGGGCTAGAATTAGCAGTCGTAGTAAGTAGGACTACACCAGCGTGTTTAAGTGTATGTGATTCGCTACTAAGGTACGCCACCCCGGGATCTTTGTAATTTATATCTCCATCCGTGCGGTGATGACCAACTCTCTGGGCACAGAAAGAGGGTTAGACAGCTGCATGAAACTAAACTCACGGACCAATAAATTTAATACTCCTACTATGTACTGTTAAAATTACAATTACAGCTACTGTACTGGTATATTATAGGGATAATTTGCACTGCTTTCAGGAGGATGGCTTGACCTATGTTGCCGTCGATCCATCCGGGTCAGACTTGTGGAAATTGGATCCAGTGATTGACCTTCTGAAACAGGGTGCTGTTGGAGTCATTCCAACTGACACTGTGTATGGCATATTCTACCTTTCTACATGTTTTCTTTCATTAGCTTCTTGAGTCTTGACTATGCTTGTGGCtcgtgaacaatctccaaaaaaaaaaaaaaaaaaaaaccccttcAACAAATTAGAAGGCTAGCTACTCAATGATTGACTTCAGCTTTCCAATTTGTTGTCTGCTGATTATCTGTATCACTCTTAAGATACTTTTAATTGCCTAGGATTTATTGGTGGATGtaattggtttatttttgtgatgtgatgcaGACCCAAAAGAAATTCCTAACATCATCTAATTTACCACACGGCATTTCATCTTTTAAAACCTATAAGATTTAAGCTAATTAAATCTAGTTTCTTCT
This portion of the Coffea eugenioides isolate CCC68of chromosome 11, Ceug_1.0, whole genome shotgun sequence genome encodes:
- the LOC113751196 gene encoding uncharacterized protein LOC113751196, with the translated sequence MIVGLSDGSLYNISWKGEFCGVVDLDISLSDGSGADKLSHSLDNGLPSNGAQGVSLPMNYIRKKSAIVHMEFSFSLRLLFLLFCDEQLVSCSASKKGLKQADLIKVEKKLAYGYAVCAPVASEQQILVVGTKRGDVELYDLTDSAFLVRAVSLYDWG